In one window of Zhongshania aliphaticivorans DNA:
- a CDS encoding acyl-CoA synthetase has product MPHISTTAKSHPNKSAFLIAETGESVSYLELDQESNRIAHLFRSLGLRKGDHIALMLENRRELLEVAQAANRSGIIFTPISTHLRWSEISYILENCTAKLLVTSNKFLDELSPLSESLLELKNLYNVDGEANNKTPFASWRNELDRQPTTPISDECLGMPMLYSSGTTGQPKGILGVLPIDSIHDIHPSMAALAAAFGFNENMVYLSPAPLYHAAPLHYSLLVMQLGGSCVVMQQFDPEQALKNIEKYQVTHSQWVPIMFIRMLKLPAEVRNQYDISSLQFAIHAAAPCPVAIKQQMIDWWGPIIVEYYSGSEGSGITMIDSASWLTHKGSVGQALVGEIRIVSDTGQVLPANEIGTMYFANGVEFEYFDEPEKTASAHDKNGWSTLGDVGYTDDDGFLYLTDRKNFMIISGGVNIYPQEIENLLITHPQVADVAVFGIPSEEFGEEVKAVVQLLHPEEASPTLAESLREWTRERLSKIKTPRSIDFTAELPRMDNGKLYKKRLVEQYKAQ; this is encoded by the coding sequence ATGCCTCATATCAGCACTACCGCAAAATCTCACCCCAATAAATCCGCATTTTTAATTGCCGAAACAGGGGAGTCGGTCAGCTACCTAGAGTTAGATCAGGAATCCAATCGCATTGCGCATTTATTTCGTTCGCTGGGATTGCGTAAAGGCGACCATATTGCCTTGATGCTGGAGAATCGCCGAGAACTCCTTGAAGTCGCCCAAGCGGCAAACCGCAGTGGTATTATTTTTACGCCCATCAGCACCCACCTTCGCTGGTCAGAAATCTCCTATATTTTGGAAAACTGTACCGCCAAGCTGCTGGTGACATCCAATAAATTTCTCGATGAACTGTCCCCACTTAGCGAGTCACTACTCGAGCTAAAGAATCTCTACAATGTCGACGGAGAAGCTAATAATAAAACCCCCTTTGCAAGCTGGCGAAATGAGTTAGATCGCCAGCCTACCACGCCCATAAGCGACGAATGCTTGGGTATGCCGATGCTTTACTCCTCAGGCACCACTGGGCAACCCAAGGGCATATTAGGGGTGCTGCCCATTGACAGCATTCATGACATCCACCCCAGTATGGCGGCATTGGCCGCCGCATTCGGCTTCAATGAAAACATGGTTTATTTATCTCCGGCCCCGCTTTATCACGCCGCGCCGCTGCACTACAGCCTGCTTGTCATGCAGCTTGGTGGCAGCTGTGTTGTTATGCAGCAATTTGATCCAGAACAAGCCTTAAAAAACATAGAAAAATATCAGGTCACCCACAGCCAGTGGGTGCCCATTATGTTTATTCGGATGCTTAAGCTCCCTGCCGAAGTGCGCAATCAATACGACATCAGCAGTTTACAATTTGCGATACATGCCGCCGCACCCTGCCCAGTGGCAATCAAGCAACAAATGATCGATTGGTGGGGGCCTATTATTGTCGAATATTATTCTGGCTCAGAAGGCTCCGGCATAACCATGATTGATTCTGCATCCTGGTTGACCCATAAGGGCTCGGTTGGGCAAGCCTTAGTGGGAGAAATTCGCATTGTCAGTGATACCGGCCAGGTATTACCCGCAAACGAAATTGGGACAATGTATTTTGCCAACGGGGTGGAATTTGAATATTTTGACGAACCCGAAAAAACCGCCAGCGCCCATGATAAAAATGGTTGGTCAACGCTAGGCGATGTGGGTTACACCGATGACGATGGCTTTCTGTATTTAACAGATCGTAAGAACTTTATGATCATCAGTGGTGGCGTCAATATTTACCCTCAAGAAATTGAGAACTTGCTTATTACCCACCCCCAAGTGGCCGATGTGGCTGTTTTCGGTATACCAAGCGAGGAGTTTGGCGAAGAAGTAAAAGCGGTGGTTCAATTACTGCACCCAGAAGAGGCCTCACCGACACTGGCTGAATCATTAAGAGAGTGGACGCGAGAACGGCTCAGTAAAATTAAGACACCGCGGTCCATTGATTTCACCGCCGAACTACCAAGAATGGACAATGGCAAACTCTATAAAAAACGTTTGGTAGAACAATACAAAGCACAATAA